In the Pyrococcus kukulkanii genome, one interval contains:
- a CDS encoding dihydroorotase, which produces MEMVIAGKFLLNERIFDGYIGIEDGKISKFSLGKLKGDSEIKAGKGQIILPGLIDVHVHLRDFEEHRKETIGSGTKASLHGGITTVFDMPNTKPPVMDERILRMRELLFKRKSYADYALGFLLAGNEPKPADFYKIFMGASTGGIYSKNFEEDFRKAPGIVSVHAEDHELIQRHPERPPIVEVTAIRKALSAAEKLKKPLHICHVSTKGGLQEILSKKLPWVSFEVTPHHLFLTEKDYERNKFLKVYPPLRSEEERRYLWSRIKDIPIIASDHAPHTPEDKEAGSAGLPGLETEVHLLLNAVNKGLITLWDIVKKMSINPARIFGIKNKGWGEGKDADIIIVDMKREWTVKAENFYTKAGWTPYEGWRLKGKVIMTILRGEIVMEEDEVIGKPRGERIVRAGSAEGSVGSREEH; this is translated from the coding sequence ATGGAGATGGTCATCGCAGGTAAATTTCTTCTCAATGAAAGGATATTTGACGGTTATATAGGCATAGAGGATGGCAAAATATCAAAATTTTCTCTAGGAAAATTAAAAGGTGACAGCGAAATTAAGGCAGGGAAAGGCCAAATAATACTGCCCGGCCTAATAGATGTTCACGTTCATCTAAGGGATTTTGAAGAACATAGAAAGGAAACAATAGGAAGTGGGACAAAGGCATCGCTTCATGGGGGGATAACAACGGTATTTGATATGCCAAATACAAAACCTCCTGTAATGGACGAAAGAATCCTTAGAATGAGGGAGCTTTTATTTAAAAGAAAAAGCTATGCAGATTATGCCCTTGGCTTCTTACTAGCTGGAAACGAACCTAAGCCGGCTGATTTCTACAAGATATTTATGGGGGCATCAACTGGGGGAATATATTCCAAGAACTTTGAAGAAGATTTCAGGAAAGCCCCAGGGATTGTAAGCGTCCATGCCGAGGATCATGAATTAATTCAGAGACATCCAGAGAGGCCACCAATAGTTGAGGTGACCGCAATAAGAAAAGCTCTGTCAGCGGCTGAAAAGTTGAAGAAGCCCCTACACATATGTCACGTTTCAACAAAAGGAGGCCTTCAGGAGATACTAAGCAAAAAGTTACCCTGGGTCAGCTTTGAAGTAACCCCTCATCACTTATTTCTCACGGAGAAGGACTACGAGAGGAACAAGTTCCTGAAGGTTTACCCCCCATTAAGGAGCGAAGAGGAAAGAAGGTACCTCTGGTCAAGGATAAAAGATATCCCAATAATAGCAAGTGATCACGCCCCACATACACCTGAAGACAAGGAAGCTGGCTCTGCAGGGCTTCCAGGGCTAGAAACTGAAGTCCATTTACTCCTAAATGCAGTTAACAAAGGATTGATAACGTTATGGGACATCGTGAAAAAGATGAGCATAAACCCAGCAAGGATATTTGGGATAAAGAACAAAGGCTGGGGAGAAGGAAAAGATGCAGACATTATAATCGTTGACATGAAGAGGGAGTGGACTGTCAAAGCTGAGAACTTCTACACGAAAGCAGGATGGACCCCCTACGAGGGATGGAGGCTGAAGGGAAAAGTTATAATGACGATCCTAAGGGGAGAGATAGTGATGGAGGAGGATGAGGTAATAGGAAAACCAAGGGGGGAGAGGATTGTTAGAGCGGGTTCAGCTGAGGGAAGTGTGGGAAGTCGCGAGGAACATTAA
- a CDS encoding dihydroorotate dehydrogenase electron transfer subunit gives MLERVQLREVWEVARNIKAFRFDKKLDFTPGQFIMTWLPGKGEKPFSLADKDLIVVKKVGKFTTELFKLEEGDYIWIRGPYGNGFSPVEGRVALVAGGIGIPPIYALAKHGNLEEKILIYGARSKDELALLDIENYVNEVIVTTDDGSQGIKGFPTDILEKRKEEFTQVYACGPEIMLKRVLEIMNYKRVQISAERYMKCGIGVCGSCALGPYLVCRDGPVFTGKQLKNTEFGQYSRLPDGRKVKI, from the coding sequence TTGTTAGAGCGGGTTCAGCTGAGGGAAGTGTGGGAAGTCGCGAGGAACATTAAGGCATTTAGATTTGACAAGAAGTTAGACTTCACCCCAGGACAGTTCATAATGACGTGGCTCCCAGGGAAGGGAGAGAAGCCATTCAGCTTAGCCGATAAAGATCTCATAGTCGTGAAGAAAGTCGGAAAGTTCACAACAGAACTCTTCAAGCTAGAAGAAGGAGATTACATATGGATTAGAGGCCCCTATGGGAATGGATTTTCTCCCGTTGAGGGAAGAGTTGCGCTAGTTGCCGGAGGGATTGGGATTCCTCCAATCTATGCCCTTGCCAAGCATGGTAACCTAGAAGAAAAAATCCTAATCTATGGCGCAAGAAGTAAGGATGAGCTAGCTCTCTTAGATATTGAGAATTACGTTAATGAAGTCATTGTAACGACGGACGACGGTTCTCAGGGGATTAAAGGGTTTCCCACTGACATTTTAGAAAAGAGAAAGGAAGAATTTACACAGGTGTACGCCTGCGGGCCCGAGATAATGCTGAAGAGGGTTCTGGAGATAATGAACTATAAAAGGGTTCAGATTTCAGCGGAGAGGTACATGAAGTGCGGGATTGGGGTGTGTGGGAGTTGCGCCCTTGGCCCCTACCTAGTCTGTAGGGATGGGCCGGTATTCACGGGAAAGCAACTTAAGAATACGGAATTTGGCCAGTACTCGAGGCTACCTGACGGCAGGAAGGTGAAAATATGA